aataaacatttggaATGACGTTGTGATAGTCGCGATGTACAGCAGGAAGACTTAGTAGTTTAAGAATGTTGGGCCAGTGACTAAATGgttctggttcgaatccctgagcttaACTAGGTGAACAAGCTGTCTGTGTCCTtgcgcaaggcacttaaccctagtttctctggataagagcgtctgctaaaacaCTGAAATATAAATGTACGAAATAAAAATCCCTTCACCagcaatacatgtttttttttcattcGTTTATTATTTCATTTTTAATTTCAAACGTACAGAATATCTGGCAACATTTAACTAGCATTTTCTAACTGATAGCAAAGAAGTAGACTACCTTGACCAGCCTAATAATAGACCATGAAGTTAGGTGCTCCGCTCATCATTATCGTGCTAACGCTGTAACATACTATAGCCCAAGGCTGTATGCATTGTTAATACAGTGTCAACATAAGTCCTGAGCTGATAAAGAAAGTGATACGTTTAGGATAAGTGGAGAGGCTAGTGGCTCCTTACTCCTCCACTGCAGCAGAGCAGTCAGAGTGAGGCAAGTTAACGCCTGACGGGCCTTCTGAGGTGGCAGGCTAAGGGGCAGAGCCCGTAGCGGTGGGTAGAGGACAGGGCAGTGGCACCCACAGTGACCCGATGGGCGGAGTGgcagagagggatagaagggcaGGCCTGGCAGGGTGCGGTCTCGAGTGGCAACTGATGCCTCGAATTCCCAATTCAACTGGAAAGGCAAAGCGGCAGAGACAAAAAAACGGGACAAGAAGGAGAAACGCCAGAACCAGTAGTGTTCCTCCTCGTTTGACATTGACAGCACCTCAGTGGCAAAACCACAGCACCAAGAAGACAATCTGCGACCACTGTTCACTACAGAAGATCTACTTTGAACCTGTTTGTTTAAATGAGCAGCCTTTTCAACTCCATTCCTATATCTGTTGGCTCCCGACGACGAGAAAGAACAAGATACAGTTAAGCGGCGACGTTTGGACAACACCGGACTTGGACCCCGGAGACATTGAACTTTTACCCCTGCTACCGGTTCCATAAAACAAAACATTCGGCTAAATGACTGTTTTTGGGGGCTTTTACGGACAGTTGCTGTGCGCACCGAGGATGGCGTGGATAAGGCTTATATAATATTGAAATATCCTGTCCCCTAACCTCCATTCCTTACCCTGTGGGGGGAACACGGAGCATCCAGGGGAGGGGGTAGCTTGAGACACCTCCGCGACCTGTGCCACCTTACCACTCCGCTTCGGAGTGGCCGGCCCTGCCGGTCTGGCTGGGATGCGTCTCTCCGTGCTTGTAGGGCTCTTCATCGGCTGCGCCCTGTTTCTCGCACCTGTAACCGAAGGCTGTGGGCCGGGGAGGGGATACGGCAAGAGACGTCTGCCAAAGAAGCTCACACCCCTCGCTTATAAGCAGTTCAGCCCAAACGTTGCCGAGAAAACACTGGGCGCCAGTGGCAAACACGAGGGCAAAATAACGAGAAACTCAGAACGGTTCAAAGAACTCACTCCCAACTATAACCCTGATATCATATTTAAAGATGAGGAGAATACGGCTGCCGATCGACTTATGACCCAGGTGAGAAGCAGGCATCGGGTTTTAAAACGTCATCTGGTGGCTTTTGTCTCACTTTGACAGCTGTGGCGACCAGAACGTATTACTGGACCTGTCGTTCATCGTTCATTTGAGAGCTTCTATTTGCACTTTGTTAAAAATTTAAACCATTACTTTAAACATTATTGATTCTCAGCGCTTTCATCTCTGTTTCGGTTCAACGGATTTCTGTTGACAGTTCAAAATTACACGTCAATTATGCCATAGGCACATAGTCTTTAAATGTAGGCTACCCGCTACACATTTAGGTTGTATTGAAACACTGTAAACTGCTTTTACATGTTTCGATGTGCTAACTCTGTCTCCGGTTTCAGAGATAAATTAAGCTACGCATGCATGTAGACATCACCAAAACATGTAAGAGCGCGAGTTATTTAGTTGATAAATGTTTAGGGTCGCCGGTTGAATTCTATTGttcataaaaaaatatacatctatttaaaaatatatatataaataacccTCGATGGACAAGAATAGTAGTTAGGGTATATAGGGTCGCCAACATTTTAATCACAAATGTCCAcgtattttctacatgttttgAGTAGTGGAATTTACGCACGTGCAATTACGCATGGAACATGTTGGAATAGCTAACGATTTATTTGCTGAAATCTCTCTGATCTCTTCTAACATCAGGGTTGAATAAATAACATGTCAGTACATCAATCAATTTTATTAGGATGTAAAAAAAACTAAGCAAACCATCTTCCTTTAGACCGTTTTGAACATGGTCAATATTTAGCCAAAGACAAAACATGTCTATACATGTCTATGGCATCGGTTGTAGGCTAGTTCACTTTGACCCTCTGTGACAAACTGTCAACAGCATTTATGAGTGTAGATCACATTAATCCCATTGTAAACTATAGCCTGTATGTCTAAACTAGTTGTTTTCCTGTGATAATCTCACAACTCTTAACAGCCTAGTGTCTCACTCAAACCAGTTTCTTattgtgtctcctctctcccccccagcGTTGTAAAGACAAGCTGAACTCCTTGGCCATCTCTGTGATGAACATGTGGCCTGGGGTGAAGCTGAGAGTGACAGAGGGATGGGACGAAGACGGGCACCACTCAGAGGACTCCCTCCATTATGAGGGAAGAGCGGTGGACATCACCACCTCAGACCGGGACAGGAACAAGTACTCCATGCTGGCTCGCCTGGCTGTGGAGGCTGGCTTCGACTGGGTCTACTATGAATCGAAGGCACACGTGCACTGCAGTGTCAAGTCAGGTATGGGGATGGGACTCAGAcggagcaacaaaaaaaacatattaTTACCAACCTGTATAAAAGTACCAACTGGCAACATGCAGTGCTGCAACTGCAGTCTCACTGGTGAGCTTAGAGAGAGTTTCACAATTGTATGTCAGAAAGAGACTAGAGTGCTGCTTTCTACGGTGATCAAGTTAACCCCTATTGATTTGTTAAAGCTACCCAGTTGTCCCTTTGGTCTGAGTGCTGTCAGTTGTTATTAGCCAACTCAGGTGAGGTGCTAGACGAGGGGTCAGGTGGGGTGAGGTGCTAGACCTGAGGTGAGACAGCTCATTACCGGCAGTCTGTCAAGACAACTGTCTGCAGGGAGTCAATTAGAGGAAGAGCTTTCTGGGTTCTGGACGTGGGTCGTGCCTTGCTGTAGTCTTTATTATCTGGACGTGGGTAGGGCCTCACTGTAGACTACATTATCTAGACTTTGGTAGGGCCTCACTGTAGACTACATTATCTAGACTTTGGTAGGGCCTCACTGTAGACTACATTATCTAGACTTTGGTAGGGCCTCACTGTAGACTACATTATCTAGACTTTGGTAGGGCCTCACTGTAGACTACATTATCTAGACTTTGGTAGGGCCTCACTGTAGACTACATTATCTAGACTTTGGTAGGGCCTCACTGTAGATTACATTATCTAGACTTTGGTAGGGCCTCACTGTAGACTACATTATCTAGACTTTGGTAGGGCCTCACTGTATACTACATTATCTGGTGGTGATAACTGAGGTGTGTGTTCTCTAATTATTTCTGTCTAAATGGATGGAAGTGTAACACAGGGTCAACAAGAGTCAGGCCCCGTTAATACCTATCTGCATGCACACATGACTGTGTGTTGAcaggatgcagtgccttagatggaGTGGCGCGgtggtccaaggcactgcatctcagtgctagaggtgtcactacagaccctggttccatcccagactgtatcacagtggtccaaggcactgcatctcagtgctagaggtgtcactacagaccctggttccatccaGTTGGTAcagcgtcgtccgagtttgggggagggtttgaccgagttaggggagggtttggccgagttaggggagggtttggccgcggtaggccgtcattgtaaacaagaatttgttcttaactgacttgcttagttaaaataTTATGATTTTTAAAAGTTAAGAGTAGAGTTGGCGCTGGAAGGAGAGAGACCCCACTCTAAGAGCTGGTTAACTGATCTACTTTCTCCTTTTGTCCCCCTGTCCGGTTGTTTACGTTAGTCTTCCTGGTCTCCCTTCTCAGATCTAATCTTATCACCTGGTACTTACCCTTCACAAATATTTGTTTTTGGGACCCACTGGAATACTTGAGACTTACAGTGGTTTAGGCtacgtttagacaggcagcccaattctgacctGGGCCAAAATGTAGAGAATATAGGGTGTCACTAGGAATGTGATCTTTACCTGTCTCACACTGAGACTTCTGACCTCAACTCATTTCAGTGGAGATTGAATCATCGGGTTACTCATTAGCTCGTAATAGATCTCTTCTGAATCATGAGCAAAGTTGAGTTGAAAAGGACAGATTGGTAGTTAGTGTGTAGAATGGCTTTTTGAAATGTTTACGTGTAAAACCACGGACTGCCAATGTTTCAATGGAATACATGTTTATATGTttaaataaagtgtgtgtgtgtgtgtgtgtgtgtgtgtgtgtgtgtgtgtgtgtgtgtgtgtgtgtgtgtgtgtgtgtgtgtgtgtgtgtgtgtgtgtgtgtgtgtgtgtgtgtgtgtgtgtgtgtgtgtgtgtgtgtgtgtgtgtgtgtgtgtgtgtgtgtgtgtgtgtgtgtgtgtgtgtgtgtgtgtgtgtgtgtgtgtgtgtgtacacatgcgTGTGTGCTTGCTTGTAACTATGTGCAATGTGCTTGTTTGCCTGTGTATTGACATAGGGCTTCAAAAGCTCTAATGGGAATTTCAATGGAAGGTCCTGTTGTTTCCTTAAAATGTTAATCATGTAAAATCTCATGGAATAAACATGTTGGGctgaaatggcagatttttttaaaACTAGGTATCCATAACAAAACATCTGCATTTTTAacacttttgaccaatcacatcagatctttttttttctgatctgattggtcaaaagactaaTTAGTGATTTAGAATTGGGCTGCGTGTGCAGCAGATCAGACAACCAATCTATTGACATAACCATTTTCATATCAGTTATTGTGTCAGTCTACAGTTCTTAACAGAGCCCTTcaataagtctctctctctctctctctctctctctctctctctctctctctctctctctctctctctctctctctctctccaccctgtccCCCTCActcctttccctctttctcagaGCACTCAGTAGCAGCTAAGACCGGGGGCTGTTTCCCTGGTCGTTCTCTGGTCACTCTGGATGACGGGAGCAGCAGGGCTGTTCAGGACCTCCAGCCAGGTGACCGGGTCCTGGCCTCCTCGGGGGCTGACGGCAGCAGGATCGGAGGAGACCTCGTCTACAGTGAGTTCTTCACCTTCCTGGACCACGAGCCTGCAGCCAGAAAACAGTTCTACGTGTTGGGAACAGAGATGGGAGCGAACCTGACCCTCACCGCGGCTCATCTTGTGTTCGTGACCGAGGGTAACTGTTCAGTGGGCGAATCGGGTGCTGTCATGCGGACTATGTACGCCAGCGACGTACGGCCAGGACAGTGTGTGCTGACCGCAGGGAGAAACCAGGGACTACAGGGAATCCTCTCCCAGGTCATTTGGGTCCACATCCAGATGGACACCGGGGCCTTCGCCCCTCTGACACGCCACGGTTCACTGGTTGTGGACGGCGTTCTAGCCTCGTGCTACGCTGCTATGGACCAGCACCATCTAGCCCACTGGGCATTTGGCCCACTCCGCCTGCTGTACAGCTGGACCAGATGGACTGGTGCCTCTCTAGGAGACGGACTACACTGGTACTCACAAGTCCTGCATTGGATAGGAACGTTCCTATTGGACCCTGGACATTTCCACCCCTGTGGGATGGTCATGCACGactcagagagataaagagagagagagaaaaaaaaagacacGGGAGGTCGCAAGTAAATTGTCCAATCAAATCTAATGTTATTTTGTCAGGTTGCTTCGTAGAAAACAGGTCTAACAGTGAAAAGCTAACTTACTGGTCCATTTCCAACCATgaataacaaataaaaataaagagtAAAAGTGACATGGCTataaaaacgatatatacaaaagtatgtggacaacacttaaaattagtggattcggcttttTCAGCCACCCGTTGCTGCCAGGTGTATagaaaatcaagcacacagccatgcaatctccatagacaaacattggcagtagaatagccttactgaagagttcagtgactttcaacgtggcatcgtcataggatgccacctttccaacatgtcAGTTAGTCAaaattctgccctgctagaagtggaaatgtctaggagccacaacagctcagccgcgaagtggtaggacacacaagctcgcacaatgcccccgtgcacaaagctaggtccatacagaaatggtttgtcgagatcggtgtggaagaacttgactggcatacacagagccctgacctcaaccccatcgaacaccttttggatgaattggaacgtcgactgcgagccaggcctaatcgcccaacatcagtgcctgacctcactaatgctcttgtgtctAAATGGAACCAACAGCAATGTtacatcatctagtggaaagccttcccagaagagtggaggctgttatagcagcaaaggggaaaccaactccatattaatgaccatgagcaggtgttcacatactttttgtcatgtagtgagtgagtgtgtgggtgtatgtagtgtatgtgtggtCAAATCCAGcatgtgtgcatagagtcagtgaaAAACAGCGTCCATGCAGGTAGTCCGGTAGCCATTTGTTTACCTTTTTATATAGACAGTCTCTTATCCAGCGCGACTAAGTGACTTGCTGAAGGGCACATCGGAAGATTTTTTTACTTagccggctcagggattcaaactagcaacctttggcttactggcccaacactctaaccgctaggctaccttgtTTAgaagtcttatggtttgggggtagatgCTCTTCTGGGTCCTCTTGactccagacttggtgcatcggtaccacttgccgtgaggtagcagagaaagcagtctgtggcttgggtggctggagtctttgacaattttgacACAGACTGGAACAGAGGTCCTGAagttcggccccagtgatgtactgggccgtacgcactaccctctgtagcaccttgaggtcggatgccgagcagtttccatactaGGCGGTgaagcagccagtcaagatgctctcaatggtgcagctgtagaacgttttgaggaccTGAGGGCCaacgccaaatcttttcagcctcctgagggggaagaggtgttgtcgttccctcttcacgactgtgttggtgagtGTGGACCACGATAGATCCTTCGTGatctggacaccaaggaacttgaagctctcgaccgtctccactacagtcccgtcggtgtgaatg
Above is a genomic segment from Oncorhynchus nerka isolate Pitt River linkage group LG1, Oner_Uvic_2.0, whole genome shotgun sequence containing:
- the LOC115131345 gene encoding indian hedgehog B protein-like, translated to MRLSVLVGLFIGCALFLAPVTEGCGPGRGYGKRRLPKKLTPLAYKQFSPNVAEKTLGASGKHEGKITRNSERFKELTPNYNPDIIFKDEENTAADRLMTQRCKDKLNSLAISVMNMWPGVKLRVTEGWDEDGHHSEDSLHYEGRAVDITTSDRDRNKYSMLARLAVEAGFDWVYYESKAHVHCSVKSEHSVAAKTGGCFPGRSLVTLDDGSSRAVQDLQPGDRVLASSGADGSRIGGDLVYSEFFTFLDHEPAARKQFYVLGTEMGANLTLTAAHLVFVTEGNCSVGESGAVMRTMYASDVRPGQCVLTAGRNQGLQGILSQVIWVHIQMDTGAFAPLTRHGSLVVDGVLASCYAAMDQHHLAHWAFGPLRLLYSWTRWTGASLGDGLHWYSQVLHWIGTFLLDPGHFHPCGMVMHDSER